The sequence GGCAATCAGCAACAGGGTAAGCGCCAAAGCTACATAAGGCATTTTCACCGAATCGGCACTGATGTCCACATCCCCTATGGCCCCGAAAATTAGGTACCCTCCTATCAATGGCGCAATGGTGGTCCCCAGCGAGTTAAACGCCTGGGTCATGTTCAATCGGCTGGAAGCCCCCGAAGGCTTTCCCAAGATGGTCACATAGGGATTGGCAGCAATCTGCAAGATCGTAATCCCTGATGCCAGCACAAACAAGGCAAACAGGAAAAAACCAAAGCTGACCAAACTGGCGGCAGGATAAAAAAACAGGCATCCCACGGCCGAAATCACCAAACCCAGGATGATGCCATTTTTATAACCGATCCTGCCAATAGGATCGCCTTTGGTGATGGATATCAAATAATAGCCAAGTGAAATAAAGAAATAAGCCCCAAAAAAAGCCGTCTGAATCAGCATGGCCTGCCAGTTTTGTAGGGTAAATACTTGCTGTAAATGGGGAATTAGGATGTCATTCATACAGGTGATAAATCCCCACATAAAGAACAACATGGTAACCAAAAACAATGGTCCCAAATATTGCTGACCTGAATCAAATTCTACGTTGTTGTCCTCGGTCTCTTTAGAAATGGTAACTGACGCCATGGGCTTATTAAGTTATTGGGTGAATGGTATAAATGGAATTGGTTTTATGTGGTAAAGACTCTTTATTAAAGCGGGCAGCAGGCAGGGTTTGGATACCGCCTGCTGCCCGCCATGTCCTGTTTCCGTCCTTTCAGCCGAACAAGCGACTGGTGGGATCAAGATTCTTTATTGGCCATTGGAACCGGCACTGCCATTTTCCTTTTGGACTTTCCAGCTGCATGCGGCACCGATCAGCGCTGCCTGCTCACCCAGTTCGGTAATCCTGATAGGTGTGGACAGGCCAGCATGTTCCAGTTCTTCCTTTACCTTGGGCAGAAAGAGCTCTTCCGCTTTGGTGATGTTTCCCCCTAGGACGATGACCTCTGGAGATTCCTTTTGAATGAAATCGATGAGGAATCGGGCCAGGTTTTCCCCAAATTCTTCGAAAATATCCGCAGCGTATGCCTTGTTCTCTTCCTTAAGGGTCAGCTCCCGAACTTCGGTAATAGCTTTCCCCGTTTTCTTTTGATAAGCTTCCACGAACCACCTTGTGGAGACAAACTCTTCCACGATACTTCCTTGGAAGGGACTGCACCATAGCGCGGCATCTTCAGCAAAATGCCCATGGTAACGGGAGCTCCCAAGGCCGGTGCCCAGGGTAAGGCCAATGGCATGGTCAAAAGAACGGGCAGCACCGCTGGCCACCTCGCCCTGTAGAAAACAAGCCGCATCATTTTCGAAATGAATGCTTGTCTCATCACAGCCCAAAGCCTCTGCGAGCATCTTTTTCACCTCCAAACCATATAGGGAGGTGTATTTTCCCTGCTGCTCGATCAGCGAGATTCCATTGGGATAATCAAATGGCCCCGGCATCGCGATGCCAATCTTCAGGTGCTGGACGGAATAACCGGGAATGGCTTCAATGGCTGTTTTCCATTCTTCGATAATGGCCGCAGCACTACCGGAAGAATCCACTTCCCTTCTTACTAAAGAGGCCTCATCCAACACATTGGTATCGATGTCCACCAATCCAGTGGTTATATGAGACCCACCGATGTCTACTCCTACTACTTTATTTTTGTCCATCTATGATCGTTGCTCTTGTCGTGATCGGCCTTTTACTCGTTTGAAAGTGAAAAAGGAACATCATTTTTGCTAGTACCTCGTTTTTTGTTGGGCTTGGCTGACATGTCAAAGTCCAACTGCGCACCTTTCATCAGTTCCTTGTGGCTCAGCCAATTTTTTGAATAGCTTTTGCCATTTACTTTTAACGCATCAATGTACCGGTTTTGAGCACTGTTTTCAGGAGCATTGATCACCACTTCCTCGCCGTTCTGAAGGGAAAGGGTGACCTGCTTAAAGAGCGGTGCTCCAATGACATACTGGTCGGTCCCGGGGCATACAGGATAGAAGCCCATCGCAGAGAATACGTACCAAGCAGAAGTCTGTCCATTGTCTTCATCTCCGCAGTAACCATCAGGGGTAGGCATGTACATGCGGTTCATGGTTTCCCGCACCCAGTGCTGTGCCTTCCACGGTTCCCCGGCGTAATTGTACAGGTAAATCATGTGCTGGATCGGCTGGTTTCCATGGGCATATTGGCCCATATTGGCAATCTGCATCTCCCGAATCTCATGGATCACACCACCATAATAGCTGTCGTCAAACACCGGCGGCAATGAAAAAACCTTATCCAGTTGCGCTACAAAATCCTCGCGGCCTCCCATCAAGTCAATCAATCCCTGCACGTCGTGGAAAACTGACCAGGTATAATGCCAGCTATTTCCTTCCGTGAAAGCATCACCCCACTTGAATGGGTTAAATGGTGCCATAAATTCACCATCTTGGTTTTTGCCTCGCATCAGCTTGGTCTCAGGATCAAAAAGCTTCTTATAGTTCAAGCTTCTTTGTTTGTACAGCTCTACCTCTTCTTTTGGCTTGTCCAACGCCTTGGCCAATTGATAAATGGTAAAGTCGTCATAAGCATATTCCAGTGTCCTTGCAGCGTTTTCATTGATGCCCACATCGTAAGGCACATACCCGAGTTCCTTATAGTATTCAGCTCCAGCACGGCCCACAGCAGTCAGCGGTCCGGCATTATTGGCGCCATGGATGACCGCCTCGTACAAGGTTTCAATATCATAATCGTAATCTCCTTCGTATTTTAAGAACGCATCGGCTACCACAGAAGCAGAATTATTGCCCACCATGACATTCCGTAGCCCAGGGCTGGCCCATTCTGGCAGCCATCCACTTTCTTTGTAGGCATTGGCAAGGCCTTCCTGCATCTGGGCATTTAGCTCCGGATACATCAGGTTTAAGAATGGAAACAAAGAGCGGAAGGTATCCCAAAAACCGGTGTCGGTAAACATATAACCCGGCAAGACCTCGCCGTTATATGGACTGTAATGCACCACGTTGCCATCAGCATCATATTCGAAAAACTTCCTTGGAAATAGCAATGAACGGTAAAGGCAAGAATAAAAGGTCTCCATCTGGTCTTGGGTGCCGCCGGAAACCTTGATACGGCCAAGCTGTTCATCCCATGTTTTCCTGCCCAGCTCCTTTAATGCATCAAAATCATGACCGCCAATTTCTTGTAAGTTGAGGGCTGCCTGCTCATAGCTGATAAAAGAAGAAGCTACTTTAGCATTGACAATTTCCCCTTTGGTGGTTTTAAAACCGATGACAGCCCCAGCATGATTAGCCTCTGCTTCCAGGGCATCCTGAAGGGCATCGTCTTTGAAGGTTTTGGTGAAGGTAAACGCCTTGTCAAACTCCACTACAAAGTAATTGCGGAAATTATCCGGTACGCCACCGCTGTTTCGTGTCGTATAGCCAATAATTTTGCGCTCCTCGGGAAGTACTTTCACATAGGATCCCCTATCAAAAGCATCCAACACCACAAAGGCACTGTCCGTGTCTGGGAAGGTAAACCTGAACCGGGCAGCCCGTTCTGTAGGCGTAATCTCCGTGGTCACATCATGGTCGGCCAGGTAAACGCTGTAATAATAGGGCGTAACCGTTTCGGCCTTATGTGAAAACCAACTTTGACGCTCTTCCTCTTTAAATACCGGCTTACCGGTAATGGGCATAATGGAAAATTGGCCATAATCATTCATCCATGGGGAAGGCTGGTGGGTTTGCTTAAACCCTTTGATTTTGGTGGCATCGTACATGTATGCCCAGCCATCTCCCATCTTTCCGGTCTGGGGTGTCCAAAAATTCATCCCCCATGGCATGGCAATAGCGGGGTACACATTCCCATTTGATAAACTATAATCAGAATCCGTTCCCATGAGGGGCTTGGCATAATCCACAGGATGATCCACCTGCTCCACCAGCTCGGTTTGCCCATAAGCCGTCACGGCCAAGGTCATCATCGCCAAGGTCTTGATCCAAAATTTCTTCATTGTATTATTGATTGGTTATTTAGTTAGTTGTTATTTGATTTCTCGGAATGGATTTTTGTACTTTTTACCTAATCCAACCCATCGTTACAAATATATTAGCTAAACGTTAAAAAGCTAAACCCTTTTAGTTTTTATTTTTGATTAATTTATAGGGTATGGATTTTGATTCTAGCATTAGGTATGAAGTACACTCGACAGCCAGCCCCAAAAGGGCGACACATTCTTAGCTTTTGGTTCCTATTTGGCCACGAATGAACACTGATAAACACAGATAGGGTGCTTATGAAATGGCAAATCTGTGTACATCCCTTTTATCCGTGGCTTACGTGACCTAAAAGTTTACGATGCACATGCCTTTGGCTATGGTGAGGGCTTCTCGGCAAAGCTTGGATTCTTACAGTCCGTAGATAAAATGCCTTCCGTCTAAGGAAGCTGCCCTTGGAAATATTGCTTGATCTCTGGTGTTATGCATGATGTAAACTCGAAAACCAGAGGTTGTCTCATAAGTTCTCGTCATTGCGATTCCGATGGATATCGGAAGAAGCAATCTCGTCATACGTGCAATGAAAGTACATCGAGATCACTTCACTCCGCTCGTGATGACGGATTATTTATTTTTGAAACAACCTCGACACATTCTTAGCTTTTGGTTCCTATTTGGCCACGAATGAACACTGATAAACACAGATAGGATGATTAAACCATTGCAAATCTGTGTACATCCCTTTTATCCGTGGCTTACGTGACCTAAAAGTTTATGATGCACATGCCTTTGGCTATGGTGAGGGCTTCTCGGCAAAGCTTGGATTCTTCCATTTCATATCAGAAATATTCCTTGATCCCTGGTACTATGTATGATGAAAAATCGAAAGCCAGAGGTTGTCTCATAAGTCCTCGTCCTTGCGATTCCGATGGATATCGGAAGAAGCAATCTCGTCATACGTGCAATGAAAGCACATCGAGATCACTTCACTCCGCTCGTGATGACGGATTATTTATTTTTGAAACAACCTCGACACATTCTTAGCTTTTGGTTGCTATTTGGCCACGAATGAACACTGATAAACACAGATAGGATGCTTATGAAATGGCAAATCTGTGTACATCCCTTTTATCCGTGGCTTACGCAACTTCCCGCTAAAACCCATTCTTGCGGATGGAGGAAAACCATCGTTTGAACGGTGTGAAATCTTCTTTCATAAGAACATGTCAGCATTCATCCCCCAGAAATAATGCATAATGACGCCCAACCGTGCATCAATGGCCAATTTCGATAAGTTCATTAGCAATAAAAATAGCCACAGACACACAGATCGTGAATGGTCAGCGGTGCCTTTTGGGCAACTTCCATCATTCATCTGTGAATCCGTGGCTTTACTATAGTTTGTTCAGCTCCTTACCCAGGCTTTTTACTGGTTATAACCAGGGTTTTGCTCAAGGTTCGGGTTAAGGGCGGTTTGCACGTGAGGAATCGGGAACAATTCTCGATTGGGATCATTGGTCGCCTCATGATCCCACCAGCTTCCCTGGGTAAATTCTCCAAAGCGGATCAAATCCGTCCTTCTTTTTCCTTCGAAGATAAATTCCCTTCCACGCTCTGCTAGCAGTTCATCCAAGGTCAGCGTAGCGGTGGTATACTGCTCATTCACCCAGTCGGCCGCTGT comes from Echinicola vietnamensis DSM 17526 and encodes:
- a CDS encoding GH92 family glycosyl hydrolase, which codes for MKKFWIKTLAMMTLAVTAYGQTELVEQVDHPVDYAKPLMGTDSDYSLSNGNVYPAIAMPWGMNFWTPQTGKMGDGWAYMYDATKIKGFKQTHQPSPWMNDYGQFSIMPITGKPVFKEEERQSWFSHKAETVTPYYYSVYLADHDVTTEITPTERAARFRFTFPDTDSAFVVLDAFDRGSYVKVLPEERKIIGYTTRNSGGVPDNFRNYFVVEFDKAFTFTKTFKDDALQDALEAEANHAGAVIGFKTTKGEIVNAKVASSFISYEQAALNLQEIGGHDFDALKELGRKTWDEQLGRIKVSGGTQDQMETFYSCLYRSLLFPRKFFEYDADGNVVHYSPYNGEVLPGYMFTDTGFWDTFRSLFPFLNLMYPELNAQMQEGLANAYKESGWLPEWASPGLRNVMVGNNSASVVADAFLKYEGDYDYDIETLYEAVIHGANNAGPLTAVGRAGAEYYKELGYVPYDVGINENAARTLEYAYDDFTIYQLAKALDKPKEEVELYKQRSLNYKKLFDPETKLMRGKNQDGEFMAPFNPFKWGDAFTEGNSWHYTWSVFHDVQGLIDLMGGREDFVAQLDKVFSLPPVFDDSYYGGVIHEIREMQIANMGQYAHGNQPIQHMIYLYNYAGEPWKAQHWVRETMNRMYMPTPDGYCGDEDNGQTSAWYVFSAMGFYPVCPGTDQYVIGAPLFKQVTLSLQNGEEVVINAPENSAQNRYIDALKVNGKSYSKNWLSHKELMKGAQLDFDMSAKPNKKRGTSKNDVPFSLSNE
- a CDS encoding ROK family protein; this encodes MDKNKVVGVDIGGSHITTGLVDIDTNVLDEASLVRREVDSSGSAAAIIEEWKTAIEAIPGYSVQHLKIGIAMPGPFDYPNGISLIEQQGKYTSLYGLEVKKMLAEALGCDETSIHFENDAACFLQGEVASGAARSFDHAIGLTLGTGLGSSRYHGHFAEDAALWCSPFQGSIVEEFVSTRWFVEAYQKKTGKAITEVRELTLKEENKAYAADIFEEFGENLARFLIDFIQKESPEVIVLGGNITKAEELFLPKVKEELEHAGLSTPIRITELGEQAALIGAACSWKVQKENGSAGSNGQ